One part of the Eucalyptus grandis isolate ANBG69807.140 chromosome 10, ASM1654582v1, whole genome shotgun sequence genome encodes these proteins:
- the LOC104422220 gene encoding respiratory burst oxidase homolog protein D, whose product MRNEEIGMGTFNYSSDNNNSSDTESVGSDGRTAFSGPLGSALRSSKRGSRKSARFNIPAETAGLRSAGATSKDEQEDGDPYVEITLDIRDDGVAVHSVQAAGGATNFEDPELALLAKRTFETRRSSSFGSSVFRSTSSRFRQVSQELKRIASLTRRPTAPPARRFDRTRSAAAHALKGLKFIAAKTGGGGGGAGSAASGWPSVEKKFDQLTASSGGLLHCSQFCECIGMNKESKEFATELFRALAQRRNIFSDSITKDQLKEFWDQISDESFDSRLQTFFDMVDKDADGRIAEEEVREIITLSASANKLSNIQKQADEYAALIMEELDPDNKGYIMVQNLETLLLQAPNQSVRVGESKVLSQLLSQKLKPTIDNNPVRRWCEHAKYFLMDNWKRLWVMVLWIAIMAGLFTYKFIQYRNRAAFGVMGYCVCVAKGGAETVKFNMALILLPVCRNTITWLRNKTRLSVAVPFDDNLNFHKVIAAGIAVGVGLHVISHLTCDFPRLLLASPEAYEPMKPYFGDKQPPNYWWFVKGVEGVTGILMLVLMAIAFTLAMPWFRRSKINVPGPLKKLTGFNAFWYSHHLFVIVYTLLIVHGIKLYLAHEWYKKTTWMYLAVPVTLYACERLIRAFRSSIKPVKILKVAVYPGNVLALHMSKPHGFKYRSGQYMFVNCSAVSPFEWHPFSITSSPGDDYLSVHIRTLGDWTRQLKSVFSEVCQPPSVGKSGLLRADCVPGGSIPRFPKILIDGPYGAPAQDYQKYEVVLLVGLGIGATPMVSIVKDIINNIKVKENEQDHMGSLESGGRPVSPLTPDDSNSHYPKAGHRSSHGRGAFKTRKAYFYWVTREQGSFEWFKGIMDEVAGMDERQVIELHNYCTSVFEEGDARSALIAMLQTLNHAKHGVDVVSGTRVMSHFAKPNWRQVYKKIALHHPDKRVGVFYCGAPALTKELNHLALDFSRKTSTKFDFHKENF is encoded by the exons ATGAGAAACGAAGAGATTGGGATGGGAACTTTTAACTATTCATCGGATAACAACAATAGTTCCGACACGGAAAGCGTCGGCAGCGACGGCCGCACAGCCTTCAGCGGGCCGCTCGGATCGGCCCTTCGCAGCTCCAAGCGAGGCTCAAGAAAGAGCGCGAGATTCAACATCCCTGCGGAGACGGCGGGGCTCCGGAGTGCCGGCGCCACCTCGAAAGACGAGCAGGAAGATGGCGACCCGTACGTCGAGATCACCCTCGACATACGGGACGACGGCGTCGCCGTCCACAGCGTGCAGGCCGCCGGCGGGGCGACCAACTTCGAGGACCCTGAGCTGGCGCTGCTCGCGAAGAGGACGTTCGAGACCCGGAGGTCGTCGTCGTTTGGGTCGTCCGTCTTCCGGAGCACCTCGTCCCGTTTCCGGCAGGTCTCGCAGGAGCTGAAGCGCATCGCCTCCCTGACGCGGCGGCCGACGGCACCACCGGCGAGGCGCTTCGACCGGACGAGGTCGGCAGCGGCGCACGCGCTCAAGGGCCTCAAGTTCATAGCCGCCAagacgggcggcggcggcggcggcgctggCTCCGCCGCCTCTGGGTGGCCGTCGGTCGAGAAGAAATTCGACCAGTTGACCGCTTCGTCCGGCGGCCTCCTGCATTGTTCCCAGTTCTGTGAATGCATAG GAATGAACAAAGAGTCTAAGGAATTTGCGACCGAGCTCTTTCGAGCACTCGCGCAGAGGCGCAACATATTTAGCGACTCCATCACCAAGGATCAGCTCAAGGAATTCTGGGACCAAATTAGCGACGAGAGCTTCGACTCGAGGCTGCAAACTTTCTTCGACAT GGTGGACAAAGACGCGGATGGGAGAATCGCGGAGGAAGAAGTCAGAGAg ATCATCACCCTGAGCGCATCGGCGAATAAGCTGTCAAATATCCAGAAGCAAGCCGACGAATATGCAGCTCTCATCATGGAGGAATTGGACCCTGATAATAAGGGATACATcatg GTTCAGAACCTGGAAACACTGCTCTTGCAAGCTCCGAACCAGTCCGTGAGAGTCGGAGAGAGCAAAGTCCTGAGCCAGCTACTGAGCCAGAAGCTGAAACCGACCATCGACAACAACCCAGTCCGCCGATGGTGTGAGCACGCCAAGTACTTCCTGATGGACAACTGGAAGAGGCTGTGGGTCATGGTGCTGTGGATTGCGATCATGGCGGGCCTCTTCACCTACAAGTTCATCCAGTACCGGAACAGGGCGGCATTCGGCGTGATGGGCTACTGCGTCTGTGTTGCCAAGGGCGGTGCCGAGACAGTCAAGTTCAACATGGCCCTCATCCTGTTGCCCGTTTGTCGAAACACCATCACATGGCTTAGGAACAAGACCCGGTTGAGTGTTGCGGTCCCCTTCGACGACAACCTGAACTTTCACAAG GTGATCGCGGCAGGGATAGCTGTCGGGGTCGGGTTGCATGTAATCTCGCATTTGACGTGCGACTTCCCAAGGCTCCTACTCGCGAGCCCCGAGGCGTACGAGCCCATGAAGCCCTACTTCGGCGATAAGCAGCCCCCGAACTACTGGTGGTTCGTGAAAGGAGTGGAGGGCGTGACGGGGATCCTGATGCTGGTTCTGATGGCGATCGCCTTCACGCTGGCCATGCCGTGGTTCAGGAGGAGCAAGATCAACGTGCCCGGGCCCTTAAAGAAGCTCACGGGCTTCAACGCCTTCTGGTACTCGCACCACCTCTTCGTCATCGTCTACACGCTGCTCATCGTCCACGGGATCAAGCTCTACCTCGCCCACGAATGGTACAAGAAGACG ACATGGATGTACTTGGCAGTGCCGGTGACCCTCTATGCGTGTGAAAGGTTGATCCGGGCTTTCAGGTCCAGCATCAAGCCGGTGAAGATTCTCAAG GTGGCGGTTTACCCGGGGAATGTACTGGCACTGCACATGTCGAAGCCCCATGGGTTCAAGTACAGAAGTGGGCAGTACATGTTCGTAAACTGCTCGGCTGTTTCTCCCTTTGAatg GCACCCTTTCTCGATCACTTCGTCCCCGGGAGACGACTACCTCAGCGTCCACATTCGGACATTGGGAGATTGGACAAGGCAACTGAAAAGCGTATTCTCGGAG GTATGCCAACCTCCATCCGTTGGGAAAAGTGGACTGCTGAGAGCTGATTGCGTTCCAGGAGGAAGCATCCCACG CTTCCCAAAGATACTGATAGACGGTCCATACGGAGCCCCAGCACAAGACTACCAAAAGTATGAGGTAGTGCTCCTGGTGGGGCTAGGGATCGGCGCCACGCCCATGGTGAGCATCGTGAAGGACATCATCAACAACATAAAAGTCAAAGAAAACGAGCAAGACCACATGGGCTCGTTGGAGAGTGGAGGACGACCCGTCTCGCCACTAACCCCGGACGACAGCAACAGCCACTATCCCAAGGCGGGCCACAGGAGCAGCCATGGCAGAGGAGCGTTCAAGACCAGGAAGGCCTACTTCTACTGGGTGACCCGGGAGCAGGGCTCGTTCGAGTGGTTCAAGGGGATCATGGATGAGGTGGCCGGGATGGACGAGCGGCAGGTCATCGAGCTCCACAACTACTGCACGAGCGTGTTCGAGGAGGGCGACGCCCGGTCGGCCCTCATCGCGATGCTCCAGACCCTCAACCACGCGAAGCACGGGGTCGACGTCGTGTCCGGGACCCGGGTCATGTCCCACTTCGCCAAGCCCAACTGGCGCCAGGTCTACAAGAAGATCGCGCTGCACCACCCCGACAAGCGAGTTG gagtcttctATTGTGGGGCGCCGGCGTTGACAAAGGAGTTAAATCACTTGGCTCTGGATTTCTCTCGCAAGACATCCACCAAGTTCGACTTCCATAAGGAGAACTTTTGA